Proteins co-encoded in one Pseudomonas fluorescens genomic window:
- the inhA gene encoding isonitrile hydratase encodes MALQIGFLLFPQVQQLDLTGPYDVLASLPDVQVHLVWKDLVPVTSSTGLVLKPTTTFEDCPDLDVICVPGGAGVGPLMEDEQTLAFIKAQAAQARYVTSVCTGSLVLGAAGLLQGKRATTHWAYHDLLPTLGAIPVKDRVVRDGNLFTGGGITAGIDFALTLAQELVGVDTAQLVQLQLEYAPAPPFDAGSPETAPGAVVEEARKRAAPSLKLRTEITERAAAKLNLR; translated from the coding sequence ATGGCGTTGCAGATCGGTTTTCTGTTGTTTCCCCAGGTGCAGCAACTCGACCTGACCGGCCCGTACGACGTGCTGGCCTCATTGCCGGACGTGCAAGTGCATCTGGTCTGGAAAGATCTGGTGCCGGTGACTTCCAGCACCGGGCTGGTGCTGAAACCCACCACCACGTTCGAGGATTGCCCGGATCTGGACGTGATCTGCGTACCCGGCGGCGCCGGGGTCGGGCCGTTGATGGAGGATGAACAGACGCTGGCCTTTATCAAGGCGCAAGCCGCGCAGGCGCGTTACGTGACGTCGGTGTGCACCGGTTCGCTGGTGCTTGGCGCGGCGGGACTGTTGCAGGGCAAACGGGCGACCACGCACTGGGCTTATCACGATCTGCTGCCGACATTGGGCGCAATCCCGGTGAAGGATCGGGTGGTGCGCGACGGCAATCTGTTCACCGGGGGCGGCATCACGGCCGGGATCGATTTTGCCCTGACCCTGGCGCAGGAGCTGGTGGGCGTCGACACGGCGCAACTGGTGCAGTTGCAGCTGGAATATGCGCCGGCGCCGCCGTTTGATGCGGGTAGCCCGGAGACGGCGCCGGGTGCTGTTGTTGAAGAAGCCCGCAAGCGTGCAGCGCCTTCGCTGAAACTGCGCACTGAAATCACCGAGCGTGCGGCGGCGAAACTCAACCTGCGCTGA
- a CDS encoding methyl-accepting chemotaxis protein, whose translation MRNNQPITQRERTFPAQQRLISTTDAKGVITYCNDAFVEISGFSREELIRAPHNLVRHPDVPAAVFSHMWGTLKQGLPWMGIVKNRCKSGDHYWVNAYVTPVFDGSQVIGYESVRVKPTAEQIRRAEALYQRINQGKSAIPSSDKWLPIVQDWLPFILVSQLSFMIGATLNSHWGFALAAGLSVPLGLLGLQWQQRGLKRLLRLAEQTTSDPLIAQMYTDSRGAQARLEMSILSQEARLKTCLTRLQDTAEHLTDQAKQSDALAHNSSSGLERQRVETEQVATAVNQMAATTQEVASHVQRTADATQEANRLTGRGRDIAGETREAIQRLSVVVGETGLTVTQLAKDSDEIGGVVDVIKGIADQTNLLALNAAIEAARAGEMGRGFAVVADEVRQLAQRTSESTGQIHALIAKLQQTASSAVQTMEAGHRQAEEGVARVLEADQALVGISEAVANITDMTTQIAAATEEQSAVAEEISRNISNISELADQTSEQAHNSALLSEELTKTANTQYSLVERFNR comes from the coding sequence ATGCGTAACAACCAGCCCATTACACAACGCGAACGGACTTTCCCGGCTCAGCAACGGTTGATTTCCACAACCGACGCCAAGGGCGTGATCACCTACTGCAACGACGCTTTCGTCGAAATCAGCGGGTTCTCGCGTGAGGAACTGATCCGTGCGCCGCACAACCTGGTTCGTCACCCCGACGTCCCGGCGGCGGTGTTTTCGCATATGTGGGGCACACTGAAACAAGGCTTGCCATGGATGGGCATTGTCAAGAACCGCTGCAAATCCGGTGACCATTACTGGGTTAACGCCTATGTAACGCCGGTGTTCGATGGCAGTCAGGTGATCGGTTACGAGTCGGTGCGGGTCAAACCCACTGCCGAACAGATCCGCCGTGCCGAAGCGCTCTACCAACGCATCAACCAGGGCAAGTCGGCGATTCCTTCGAGCGACAAATGGCTGCCGATCGTGCAGGACTGGCTGCCGTTCATTCTGGTCAGCCAGTTGAGTTTCATGATCGGCGCCACCCTGAACTCGCATTGGGGCTTTGCCCTCGCCGCCGGTCTGTCGGTGCCGCTGGGTCTGTTGGGCCTGCAATGGCAGCAACGCGGGCTCAAGCGCCTGCTGCGTCTGGCCGAGCAGACCACGTCCGACCCGTTGATCGCGCAAATGTACACCGACAGCCGTGGCGCCCAGGCGCGTCTGGAAATGTCGATCCTCAGCCAGGAAGCCCGACTGAAAACCTGCCTGACCCGTCTGCAGGACACCGCCGAGCACCTGACCGATCAGGCCAAACAGTCCGACGCCCTGGCGCACAACAGTTCCAGCGGTCTGGAACGCCAGCGCGTGGAAACCGAACAGGTCGCCACCGCCGTCAACCAGATGGCCGCCACCACGCAAGAAGTGGCGAGCCACGTCCAACGCACCGCCGACGCCACCCAGGAAGCCAATCGCCTGACCGGTCGCGGCCGCGACATCGCCGGCGAAACCCGCGAAGCCATCCAGCGCCTGTCGGTGGTGGTCGGTGAAACCGGCCTGACCGTCACGCAACTGGCCAAGGACAGCGACGAAATCGGCGGCGTGGTCGACGTGATCAAAGGCATCGCCGACCAGACCAACCTGCTGGCCCTCAACGCCGCGATTGAAGCAGCACGTGCCGGTGAAATGGGCCGTGGTTTTGCGGTAGTTGCCGACGAAGTCCGCCAACTGGCACAACGCACCAGCGAATCCACCGGCCAGATCCACGCCCTGATCGCCAAGCTGCAACAGACTGCGTCCAGCGCCGTACAAACCATGGAAGCCGGCCATCGCCAGGCGGAAGAAGGCGTAGCGCGGGTGCTGGAAGCGGATCAGGCACTGGTGGGCATCAGCGAAGCGGTGGCCAACATCACGGACATGACCACCCAGATCGCCGCCGCGACCGAAGAGCAAAGTGCCGTGGCTGAAGAAATCAGCCGCAACATCAGCAACATTTCGGAACTGGCGGACCAGACCTCGGAACAGGCGCATAACTCGGCGTTGCTGAGTGAAGAGCTGACGAAGACTGCCAACACGCAATACTCGTTGGTGGAGCGGTTTAACCGCTGA
- the ccoO gene encoding cytochrome-c oxidase, cbb3-type subunit II, producing the protein MKHEAVEKNIGLLAFFMVIAVSVGGLTQIVPLFFQDVTNKPVEGMKPRTALELEGRDVYIANGCVGCHSQMIRPFRAETERYGHYSVAGESVWDHPFLWGSKRTGPDLARVGGRYSDDWQRAHLYNPRNVVPESKMPAYPFLVENKLDGKDTAKKMEVLRTLGVPYTDEDIAGARDAVKGKTEMDALVAYLQGLGTIIKSKR; encoded by the coding sequence ATGAAGCATGAAGCTGTCGAGAAGAATATTGGCCTGCTGGCTTTCTTCATGGTCATCGCCGTCAGCGTCGGTGGCCTGACCCAAATCGTTCCGCTGTTCTTCCAGGACGTCACCAACAAGCCGGTCGAAGGCATGAAGCCGCGCACTGCCCTTGAACTGGAAGGCCGCGACGTTTACATCGCCAACGGCTGTGTCGGCTGCCATTCGCAGATGATCCGTCCGTTCCGTGCCGAAACCGAACGCTACGGCCACTACTCGGTCGCCGGTGAAAGCGTCTGGGATCACCCGTTCCTGTGGGGTTCCAAGCGTACCGGCCCGGACCTGGCCCGCGTCGGCGGTCGTTACTCCGATGACTGGCAGCGTGCGCACTTGTACAACCCGCGCAACGTCGTCCCCGAGTCGAAAATGCCGGCCTACCCGTTCCTCGTAGAAAACAAGCTCGACGGCAAAGACACGGCCAAAAAAATGGAAGTGTTGCGCACGCTTGGCGTCCCTTACACCGACGAAGACATCGCCGGTGCAAGAGATGCCGTGAAGGGCAAAACCGAAATGGACGCGCTGGTGGCCTATCTGCAAGGCCTGGGCACCATCATCAAAAGCAAACGGTGA
- the ccoP gene encoding cytochrome-c oxidase, cbb3-type subunit III, producing MTTFWSTWICVLTIGSLIGLTWLLVGTRRGETKGSVDQTMGHSFDGIEEYDNPLPQWWFMLFAGTLVFSVGYLILYPGLGNWKGILPGYEDGWTGVHEWEKEMSKADAKFGPIFAKFAAMPVEEVAKDPQALKMGGRLFASNCSVCHGSDAKGAFGFPNLADKDWRWGGSAETIKTTIMGGRMAAMPAWGESLGEVGVKNVAAYVRHELAGLPLPTDNKADLQAGQQTFSTMCVACHGATGQGTEAMGAPNLTHPAGFIYGTSLTQLEQTIRHGRQGHMPAQNELLGNDKVQLLAAYVYSLSHGLNTEKLITEDKKQ from the coding sequence ATGACCACCTTCTGGAGTACGTGGATCTGCGTACTGACCATCGGCAGCCTGATCGGCCTGACCTGGCTGCTGGTCGGCACCCGTCGGGGCGAGACCAAGGGCAGCGTCGACCAGACCATGGGCCACAGCTTCGACGGCATCGAGGAGTACGACAACCCGCTGCCGCAGTGGTGGTTCATGCTGTTCGCCGGCACGCTGGTGTTTTCCGTGGGTTATCTGATCCTTTATCCGGGCCTGGGCAACTGGAAAGGCATCCTGCCCGGCTACGAGGACGGCTGGACCGGCGTCCACGAATGGGAAAAGGAAATGAGCAAGGCTGACGCCAAATTCGGGCCGATCTTCGCCAAATTCGCCGCCATGCCGGTGGAAGAAGTGGCGAAGGATCCTCAGGCGCTGAAAATGGGCGGCCGCCTGTTTGCCTCCAACTGCTCGGTGTGCCACGGCTCGGACGCCAAGGGCGCGTTCGGTTTCCCTAACCTCGCCGACAAGGACTGGCGTTGGGGCGGCAGCGCCGAAACCATCAAGACCACCATCATGGGTGGCCGGATGGCGGCGATGCCGGCCTGGGGCGAATCCCTCGGCGAGGTTGGCGTGAAGAACGTCGCCGCCTATGTTCGTCACGAACTGGCCGGGCTGCCACTACCGACGGACAACAAGGCCGACCTGCAAGCCGGACAGCAGACGTTCAGCACCATGTGCGTAGCCTGTCATGGGGCAACCGGCCAGGGCACTGAAGCCATGGGTGCGCCGAATCTGACGCACCCGGCCGGATTTATCTATGGCACCAGCCTGACCCAGCTTGAGCAGACCATTCGCCATGGTCGTCAGGGTCACATGCCGGCTCAGAACGAGCTGCTGGGCAACGATAAAGTGCAATTGCTGGCCGCTTATGTGTACAGCTTGAGTCATGGACTGAATACAGAAAAACTTATTACTGAAGACAAAAAACAGTAA
- a CDS encoding CcoQ/FixQ family Cbb3-type cytochrome c oxidase assembly chaperone: MDIGMIRGLGTVVVMVAFIGLALWVFSPKRKSEFEDATLLPFADDPEAIKHVEQASRSNKE, translated from the coding sequence ATGGATATCGGGATGATTCGAGGCCTGGGCACCGTTGTCGTGATGGTTGCCTTCATCGGCCTGGCGTTGTGGGTGTTCAGCCCCAAGCGCAAGTCGGAGTTTGAAGACGCGACCTTGCTGCCCTTCGCGGATGATCCCGAAGCCATCAAGCACGTCGAGCAAGCTTCTAGGAGTAACAAAGAATGA
- a CDS encoding DUF6124 family protein — MSKTVIPPVEDPVSPYEFPDSRKLHDAAERALDYYLTPAARIMATPYTPNDMFMVNPQTDTESLLANACESLASATVMLGDFAGLLEGPNRKTLLGIAQVVMLGELAVNQALDNLVPKE, encoded by the coding sequence ATGTCCAAGACCGTCATTCCACCGGTAGAAGATCCGGTGTCCCCCTACGAATTTCCCGATTCAAGAAAGCTCCACGACGCCGCCGAACGCGCCCTCGACTATTACCTGACACCCGCAGCCCGGATCATGGCCACGCCCTACACCCCAAACGACATGTTCATGGTCAACCCGCAAACCGACACGGAGTCCTTGCTGGCCAACGCCTGCGAGTCGCTCGCGTCAGCCACGGTCATGCTCGGCGACTTTGCCGGCCTGCTGGAAGGGCCGAACCGCAAGACCCTGTTGGGCATTGCTCAAGTGGTGATGTTGGGCGAGTTGGCGGTGAATCAGGCGTTGGATAACCTCGTGCCAAAGGAGTAA
- the ccoO gene encoding cytochrome-c oxidase, cbb3-type subunit II: protein MKHETIEKNVGLLMLLMVFAVSIGGLTQIVPLFFQDVTNKPVEGMKPYTALQLEGRDIYIREGCVGCHSQMIRPFRAETERYGHYSVAGESVWDHPFLWGSKRTGPDLARVGARYSDDWHRAHLYNPRNVVPESKMPAYPWLVTQPVDSSHTETKLKAMRTLGVPYTDDDISGAVASLKGKTEMDALVSYLQVLGTAIKSKR from the coding sequence ATGAAACACGAAACGATTGAAAAGAACGTCGGCCTGCTGATGCTGCTGATGGTGTTCGCCGTGAGCATCGGCGGCCTGACCCAGATCGTCCCGCTGTTCTTCCAGGACGTGACCAACAAACCGGTGGAAGGCATGAAGCCCTACACCGCGCTGCAACTGGAAGGCCGCGACATCTACATCCGCGAAGGCTGCGTCGGTTGCCATTCGCAGATGATTCGTCCGTTCCGCGCCGAAACCGAACGCTACGGGCACTACTCGGTGGCCGGCGAGAGCGTGTGGGATCACCCGTTCCTGTGGGGTTCGAAACGTACCGGTCCGGACCTGGCCCGGGTCGGCGCACGTTACTCGGATGACTGGCACCGTGCGCACTTGTACAACCCGCGCAACGTCGTACCGGAATCGAAAATGCCGGCCTACCCATGGCTGGTCACGCAACCGGTCGACAGCAGCCACACCGAAACCAAGCTCAAGGCCATGCGCACCCTCGGCGTGCCGTACACCGACGACGACATCAGCGGCGCGGTGGCGAGCCTCAAGGGCAAGACCGAAATGGACGCCCTCGTCTCCTACCTGCAAGTGCTTGGCACTGCTATCAAGAGCAAGAGGTGA
- the ccoP gene encoding cytochrome-c oxidase, cbb3-type subunit III: MTTFWSLYVTVLSLGTIFSLTWLLLSTRKGQRTEQTDETVGHSFDGIEEYDNPLPKWWFMLFVGTIVFALGYLVLYPGLGNWKGLLPGYNYLDTEKQTAFANGQTGWTGVHEWEKEMARSDAKFGPIFAKFAAMPIEEVAKDPQALKMGGRLFASNCSVCHGSDAKGAYGFPNLTDADWRWGGEPETIKTTIMGGRHAVMPAWAEVIGEQGVADVAAFVLTNLDGRKLPEDTKADPANGQKLFAANCVACHGPEGKGTPAMGAPNLTHPAAFIYGSSFAQLQQTIRYGRQGQMPAQEQLQGNDKVHLLAAYVYSLSHGEKAPEAEAQ; the protein is encoded by the coding sequence ATGACTACATTCTGGAGTCTGTACGTCACAGTCCTCAGTCTCGGTACGATCTTTTCCCTGACCTGGCTGTTGCTGTCGACCCGCAAGGGCCAGCGCACCGAGCAGACCGACGAGACGGTCGGCCACTCCTTCGACGGTATCGAGGAGTACGACAACCCGCTGCCGAAATGGTGGTTCATGCTGTTCGTGGGCACCATCGTGTTTGCGCTGGGTTATCTGGTGCTGTACCCGGGCCTGGGCAACTGGAAAGGCCTGCTGCCGGGCTACAACTACCTCGATACCGAGAAGCAGACCGCGTTCGCCAACGGCCAGACCGGCTGGACCGGCGTTCACGAGTGGGAAAAGGAAATGGCGCGCTCGGACGCCAAGTTCGGTCCGATCTTCGCCAAGTTCGCCGCCATGCCGATTGAAGAAGTGGCGAAGGATCCGCAAGCCCTGAAGATGGGTGGCCGTCTGTTTGCCTCCAACTGCTCGGTCTGCCACGGTTCCGACGCCAAGGGCGCTTATGGTTTCCCGAACCTGACCGACGCCGACTGGCGCTGGGGCGGCGAGCCGGAAACCATCAAGACCACCATCATGGGCGGTCGTCACGCGGTGATGCCGGCCTGGGCTGAAGTGATCGGTGAGCAAGGCGTGGCCGACGTGGCCGCGTTCGTGCTGACCAATCTGGATGGCCGCAAGCTGCCGGAAGACACCAAGGCGGATCCGGCCAACGGCCAGAAGCTGTTCGCTGCCAACTGCGTGGCCTGCCACGGTCCGGAAGGTAAAGGTACGCCAGCCATGGGCGCCCCCAACCTGACCCACCCGGCCGCGTTCATCTACGGTTCGAGCTTCGCGCAACTGCAGCAGACCATTCGTTACGGCCGTCAGGGCCAGATGCCTGCCCAGGAACAATTGCAAGGCAACGACAAGGTTCACCTGCTGGCGGCTTATGTTTACAGCCTGTCTCACGGTGAAAAAGCACCGGAAGCAGAGGCTCAGTAA
- a CDS encoding cbb3-type cytochrome oxidase subunit 3 codes for MVFEMSAGLIRGLGTVVVFVAFVGLTLWVFNRKRTPEFAEARLLPFADEPQPDPTQASETRSTRP; via the coding sequence ATGGTCTTTGAAATGAGCGCGGGGCTGATTCGCGGCCTCGGCACGGTCGTGGTGTTCGTGGCCTTCGTCGGCCTGACCCTGTGGGTGTTCAACCGCAAGCGCACGCCGGAATTCGCCGAAGCGCGCCTGCTGCCGTTTGCCGACGAGCCGCAACCCGACCCAACCCAAGCATCTGAAACAAGGAGTACCCGGCCATGA
- the ccoN gene encoding cytochrome-c oxidase, cbb3-type subunit I: MSTAISPTAYNYKVVRQFAIMTVVWGILGMGLGVFIASQLVWPELNFGLPWTSFGRLRPLHTNLVIFAFGGCALFATSYYVVQRTCQTRLISDSLAAFTFWGWQAVIVGAIITLPLGYTTTKEYAELEWPLAILLAIVWVTYGLVFFGTITKRKTKHIYVGNWFYGAFIVVTAMLHIVNHMSLPVSLFKSYSAYSGATDAMIQWWYGHNAVGFFLTTGFLGMMYYFVPKQAERPIYSYRLSIVHFWALITLYIWAGPHHLHYTALPDWAQSLGMAMSIILLAPSWGGMINGMMTLSGAWHKLRTDPILRFLVVSLAFYGMSTFEGPMMAIKTVNSLSHYTDWTIGHVHAGALGWVAMISIGAIYHMIPKLFGRAQMHSVGLINAHFWLATIGTVLYIASMWVNGITQGLMWRAINDDGTLTYSFVEALQASHPGYIVRALGGAFFASGMLLMAYNVWRTVRASDPAEAEAAAKIAVVGAH, encoded by the coding sequence ATGAGCACAGCAATCAGTCCGACTGCTTATAACTATAAGGTAGTCCGCCAGTTCGCCATCATGACGGTGGTCTGGGGGATCCTTGGCATGGGGCTCGGTGTCTTCATTGCCTCGCAACTGGTCTGGCCGGAGTTGAACTTCGGTCTGCCGTGGACGAGCTTTGGACGCCTGCGCCCGTTGCACACAAACCTGGTGATTTTCGCCTTCGGTGGTTGTGCACTGTTTGCCACTTCCTACTATGTCGTGCAGCGAACCTGCCAGACGCGACTGATTTCCGACAGCCTCGCGGCCTTCACCTTCTGGGGCTGGCAAGCGGTGATCGTCGGCGCGATCATTACCTTGCCGCTGGGTTACACCACCACCAAGGAATACGCGGAACTGGAATGGCCTCTCGCCATTTTGCTGGCCATTGTCTGGGTCACCTACGGTCTGGTGTTCTTCGGCACCATCACCAAGCGCAAAACCAAGCACATCTATGTCGGTAACTGGTTCTACGGTGCGTTCATCGTCGTGACCGCGATGCTGCACATCGTCAACCACATGTCGCTGCCGGTCAGCCTGTTCAAGTCCTACTCGGCCTACTCGGGCGCGACCGACGCGATGATCCAGTGGTGGTACGGCCACAACGCCGTGGGCTTCTTCCTGACCACCGGCTTCCTGGGGATGATGTATTACTTCGTGCCGAAACAGGCCGAGCGTCCGATCTACTCCTATCGTCTGTCGATCGTGCACTTCTGGGCGCTGATCACTCTGTACATCTGGGCAGGTCCCCACCACCTGCACTACACCGCACTGCCGGACTGGGCGCAATCGCTGGGCATGGCGATGTCGATCATCCTGCTGGCGCCAAGCTGGGGCGGCATGATCAACGGCATGATGACCCTGTCGGGCGCCTGGCATAAGCTGCGCACCGACCCGATCCTGCGTTTCCTCGTGGTATCGCTGGCGTTCTACGGCATGTCGACCTTCGAAGGTCCGATGATGGCGATCAAGACCGTCAACTCGCTCTCGCACTACACCGACTGGACCATCGGCCACGTACACGCCGGCGCTCTGGGCTGGGTCGCGATGATCTCGATCGGCGCGATCTACCACATGATCCCGAAACTGTTCGGCCGCGCACAGATGCACAGCGTCGGTCTGATCAACGCGCACTTCTGGCTCGCGACCATCGGTACCGTGCTGTACATCGCATCGATGTGGGTCAACGGCATCACCCAAGGCCTGATGTGGCGTGCAATCAACGATGACGGCACCCTCACCTACTCGTTCGTCGAAGCGCTGCAGGCCAGCCACCCTGGCTACATCGTTCGCGCCCTGGGCGGTGCGTTCTTTGCCAGCGGCATGCTGTTGATGGCCTACAACGTGTGGCGCACCGTTCGCGCCTCGGACCCGGCTGAAGCTGAAGCCGCCGCCAAGATCGCCGTAGTTGGAGCTCACTGA
- a CDS encoding DUF6124 family protein, whose product MFKVTPNPPETDSIPYDAALEAENIKTATERAINHYLDPGAQKTSKPSRKPGRIYLVNPTVDDETLLVEACETLSSASDMARVIGDTVDPSQRKAMQILQQVIMLSELLVNRVLNNHHVSR is encoded by the coding sequence ATGTTCAAAGTCACACCCAACCCACCAGAAACCGATTCAATCCCCTACGACGCCGCACTCGAAGCCGAAAACATAAAAACGGCAACCGAGCGGGCGATCAATCATTACCTTGATCCTGGGGCGCAGAAGACATCCAAGCCATCGCGCAAGCCGGGCAGGATTTATCTGGTCAATCCAACGGTGGATGACGAGACGCTGCTGGTCGAAGCGTGCGAAACGCTGTCGTCGGCCAGTGACATGGCCCGGGTTATTGGCGACACCGTCGATCCGTCGCAGCGCAAGGCGATGCAGATACTGCAGCAGGTCATCATGCTGAGTGAGCTGCTGGTCAATCGCGTGCTGAATAACCATCACGTCTCGCGGTAG
- the ccoN gene encoding cytochrome-c oxidase, cbb3-type subunit I yields MNTSISTAYNYKVVRQFAIMTVVWGIVGMGLGVFLAAQLVWPELNFNLPWTSFGRLRPLHTNAVIFAFGGCALFASSFYSVQRTCQTQLFAPKIAAFCFWGWQLVILLAAISLPLGYTSSKEYAELEWPIDILITIVWVAYAIVFFGTIMQRKTKHIYVGNWFFGAFIITVAILHIVNNLELPVSFTKSYSVYAGATDAMVQWWYGHNAVGFFLTAGFLGMMYYFVPKQAERPVYSYRLSIVHFWALITLYIWAGPHHLHYTALPDWAQSLGMVMSLVLLAPSWGGMINGMMTLSGAWHKLRSDPILRFLVVSLAFYGMSTFEGPMMAIKTVNALSHYTDWTIGHVHAGALGWVAMISIGALYHMIPKVFGKEQMHSIGLINAHFWLATIGTVLYIASMWVNGIAQGLMWRAVNEDGTLTYSFVETLVASHPGFVVRLIGGAIFLSGMFLMAYNTWRTVRASQPADVVAAAQMA; encoded by the coding sequence ATGAACACTTCTATCAGTACCGCCTACAACTACAAGGTGGTCCGCCAATTCGCCATTATGACGGTGGTGTGGGGCATCGTCGGCATGGGGCTCGGGGTTTTTCTCGCGGCTCAATTGGTCTGGCCCGAACTCAACTTCAACCTGCCGTGGACCAGCTTCGGACGCCTGCGCCCGCTGCACACCAACGCGGTGATCTTCGCGTTCGGCGGCTGTGCCTTGTTCGCCAGTTCGTTCTACTCGGTACAGCGCACCTGCCAGACGCAATTGTTTGCGCCGAAAATCGCCGCGTTCTGCTTCTGGGGCTGGCAGCTTGTGATTCTATTGGCGGCCATCAGCCTGCCACTGGGTTACACCAGTTCCAAGGAATACGCCGAGCTGGAATGGCCGATCGACATCCTGATCACCATCGTCTGGGTCGCCTACGCCATCGTGTTCTTCGGCACGATCATGCAGCGCAAGACCAAGCACATTTACGTGGGCAACTGGTTCTTCGGCGCGTTCATCATCACCGTGGCGATCCTGCACATCGTCAACAACCTTGAGTTGCCGGTGAGCTTCACCAAGTCCTACTCGGTGTACGCCGGTGCAACCGACGCGATGGTGCAATGGTGGTACGGCCACAACGCCGTAGGCTTTTTCCTCACCGCCGGTTTCCTCGGGATGATGTACTACTTCGTGCCGAAACAGGCCGAACGTCCGGTGTATTCGTATCGCCTGTCGATCGTGCACTTCTGGGCGCTGATCACCCTGTACATCTGGGCCGGCCCGCACCACTTGCACTACACCGCGCTGCCGGACTGGGCGCAGTCGCTGGGCATGGTGATGTCGCTGGTACTGCTGGCGCCGAGCTGGGGCGGCATGATCAACGGCATGATGACCCTCTCGGGCGCCTGGCATAAGTTGCGCAGCGACCCGATCCTGCGCTTCCTGGTGGTGTCGCTGGCGTTCTACGGCATGTCGACCTTCGAAGGTCCGATGATGGCGATCAAGACGGTGAACGCCCTCTCCCACTACACCGACTGGACCATCGGCCACGTACACGCCGGTGCGCTCGGCTGGGTGGCGATGATTTCCATCGGCGCGCTGTACCACATGATCCCGAAAGTCTTCGGCAAAGAGCAGATGCACAGCATCGGCCTGATCAACGCGCACTTCTGGCTCGCAACCATCGGCACCGTGCTCTACATCGCCTCGATGTGGGTCAACGGCATCGCCCAGGGCCTGATGTGGCGCGCAGTCAACGAGGACGGCACGCTGACCTACTCCTTCGTCGAAACCCTGGTGGCCAGCCACCCAGGCTTCGTCGTGCGGCTGATTGGCGGGGCGATCTTCCTCAGCGGCATGTTCCTGATGGCTTACAACACCTGGCGCACCGTGCGGGCCTCGCAGCCTGCTGACGTCGTTGCTGCCGCGCAGATGGCCTGA
- a CDS encoding CPBP family intramembrane glutamic endopeptidase, whose protein sequence is MTALPWLYLGLLSLGYGLALSFGQLGWLALISIALLVFAGYAVRQQTVPVGRFLGHGLFIVLAVALAMHWLPGFYNGRAIPAQRFTDNAVPFSMFVNLDKPLIGFWLLLVCPWIVARRSLRLTVYATALALTLSVILALGGAVLLGMITWAPKWPDQAWLWVLNNLLLVTLVEEALFRGYIQGGLSRRFKHLPYGDNLALLLASLLFGLVHVGAGWQWVLLAGLAGVGYGLAYRFGGLAAAIATHFGLNLLHFGLFTYPMLAG, encoded by the coding sequence ATGACAGCTCTGCCATGGCTCTATCTCGGGCTTCTCAGCCTTGGTTACGGATTGGCGCTGAGCTTCGGCCAGCTCGGCTGGCTGGCGCTGATCTCCATTGCACTGCTGGTTTTCGCCGGTTACGCCGTGCGCCAGCAAACCGTGCCGGTGGGGCGTTTTCTCGGCCATGGCCTGTTTATCGTGCTGGCCGTGGCGCTGGCCATGCACTGGCTGCCGGGTTTCTACAACGGCCGGGCCATCCCCGCGCAACGTTTCACTGACAACGCCGTGCCGTTCTCGATGTTCGTGAATCTCGACAAACCGCTGATCGGCTTCTGGCTGTTGCTGGTTTGCCCGTGGATCGTCGCGCGGCGCTCGTTGCGCCTGACGGTCTACGCCACCGCGCTGGCACTGACGTTGAGTGTGATTCTGGCGCTGGGCGGCGCGGTGTTGCTGGGCATGATCACCTGGGCACCGAAATGGCCGGATCAGGCGTGGCTGTGGGTGCTGAACAATCTGCTGCTGGTGACGCTGGTCGAAGAGGCGCTGTTTCGCGGCTATATACAGGGTGGCCTCAGCCGGCGTTTCAAACACCTGCCCTACGGCGACAACCTCGCGCTGCTGCTCGCGTCCCTGCTGTTCGGCCTGGTGCATGTGGGCGCTGGCTGGCAATGGGTGTTGCTGGCGGGCCTGGCGGGTGTCGGCTATGGTCTGGCCTACCGATTTGGCGGGCTTGCTGCAGCGATCGCCACGCATTTTGGCCTGAACCTGCTGCATTTCGGCCTGTTCACTTATCCGATGCTCGCGGGTTGA